The following coding sequences lie in one Populus trichocarpa isolate Nisqually-1 chromosome 14, P.trichocarpa_v4.1, whole genome shotgun sequence genomic window:
- the LOC7457976 gene encoding gibberellin receptor GID1B, with protein sequence MAGSNEVNLNESKRVVPLNTWILISNFKLAYNLLRRPDGTFNRELAEFLERKVQANTIPVNGVFSFDHVDRTTGLLNRVYQPAPENEAQWGIAELEKPLSTTEVVPVIIFFHGGSFTHSSADSAIYDTFCRRLVSVCKAVVVSVNYRRSPEYRYPCAYDDGWTALKWVKSRTWLQSGKDSKVHVYLAGDSSGGNIAHHVAVRAAEEEIEVLGNILLHPMFGGQQRTESEKMLDGKYFVTIQDRDWYWRAYLPEGEDRDHPACNIFGPRGKNLEGLEFPRSLVVVAGFDLVRDWQLAYVEGLQRAGYEVKLLYLKEATIGFYFLPNNEHFCCLMEEIKKFVNSNC encoded by the exons ATGGCTGGTAGCAATGAAGTCAACCTCAACGAATCCAAG AGGGTTGTTCCGCTAAACACATGGATCCTCATTTCCAATTTCAAGCTTGCATATAATCTCCTTCGCCGCCCGGATGGGACCTTTAACCGCGAATTGGCGGAGTTCCTTGAACGAAAAGTCCAGGCCAACACCATTCCAGTGAATGGAGTTTTCTCCTTTGATCATGTTGATCGCACCACAGGCCTCCTTAACCGGGTTTACCAACCTGCCCCTGAAAACGAGGCTCAATGGGGCATTGCAGAGCTTGAAAAGCCCTTGAGCACTACGGAGGTTGTTCCAGTTATAATCTTCTTCCATGGTGGAAGCTTTACTCATTCCTCTGCTGATAGTGCTATCTATGACACCTTCTGTCGCCGCCTTGTCAGCGTTTGCAAGGCTGTTGTGGTGTCCGTCAATTATCGTCGATCGCCCGAGTATCGGTACCCTTGTGCATATGATGATGGCTGGACAGCTCTCAAATGGGTTAAATCTAGGACCTGGCTTCAAAGTGGAAAGGATTCTAAGGTTCATGTCTATTTGGCCGGCGATAGTTCAGGCGGTAATATAGCTCACCATGTTGCCGTGAGGGCAGCGGAAGAAGAAATCGAGGTGTTGGGTAATATTCTTCTCCACCCAATGTTTGGTGGACAACAGAGAACAGAATCAGAGAAGATGTTAGATGGCAAGTACTTCGTCACGATTCAAGACCGCGACTGGTATTGGAGAGCATATCTACCTGAAGGAGAAGATAGGGACCATCCAGCGTGTAATATATTTGGTCCGAGGGGCAAAAATCTTGAGGGACTGGAGTTCCCTAGAAGTCTAGTTGTTGTGGCTGGTTTCGATCTTGTTCGAGATTGGCAATTGGCCTATGTTGAAGGACTCCAGAGAGCCGGTTATGAAGTAAAACTCCTGTATCTAAAAGAGGCCACTATAGGGTTCTATTTCTTGCCAAATAATGAACACTTCTGCTGTCTCATGGAGGAGATAAAGAAGTTCGTGAATTCTAACTGTTAA